From the genome of Nicotiana sylvestris chromosome 2, ASM39365v2, whole genome shotgun sequence, one region includes:
- the LOC138885748 gene encoding uncharacterized protein, which produces MCRRSTIQNEPFSVREEIPLELHMWWHDLGEDSRKAVTKALGGLIGLLKVNPRKDVIDALIPFWDPTHNVFYFADFELTPTLEEIAGYADFEGNLRSQYPVAPRTITPHKYLDLLSISRDIRDRNLAKGFRTFYFLYQRYGNPRGFETPDTGLTHAGNQNNWEARRGLDFIAAFLGVLVCPRKDRNIELGLVGITDFMMKKENGTIVSLILAEIYRALTLFREGGKFFEGYNMLLQLWMEEHICHRPGYLNCGMTGLECIEKQEKRVEGYEFPDSTEAWHTHLRYLTANKIEWTFGWLSVDEVIYMSAEECFLLLMGLRSIQPYAPHRVLRQLG; this is translated from the coding sequence atgtgcaggaggagcacaattcaaaatgaacctttctcggtccgtgaagagatccctttggagttacatatgtggtggcatgatttgggggaagatAGCAGAAAGGCcgtgacaaaagcattgggcggtcttatcgggctcttgaaggttaatccaagaaaagacgtgattgatgCCTTGATACCATTCTGGGACCCTACACATAATGTATTTTACTTTGccgatttcgagttaactcctacactagaagagatagcaggttatgcCGATTTTGAAGGGAATcttagaagtcaatacccggtggcaccAAGAACAATAACCCCTCATAAatatttggacttgttaagcatcagtcgtgaCATTCGAGatagaaatttggccaaaggattccgtaccttctactttctatatcaacgttacgggaatccccgtggaTTTGAAAcaccagataccggtcttactcacgcggGAAACCAAAACAactgggaagctcggagaggattagatTTCATAGCGGCGTTCCTGGGTGTTTTGGTTTGCCCTAGAAAAGACAGAAACATAGAGTTGGGACTTGTAGGGATaaccgactttatgatgaaaaaggaaaatgggactatagtgtcgttgatcttggcagaaatttaccgagctctgaccctctttcgggaagggggaaagttctttgaagggtacaatatgctgttacaattatggatggaggaacacatTTGCCACCGtcctggatacttgaattgtggtatgactggcctcgagtgcattgaaaaacaagaaaagcgggtagagggttatgagttcccggacagtacggaagcatggcatacTCATTTGAGATATTTgactgcaaataagatcgaatggacattcgggtggctctcggtcgATGAGGtaatctacatgtcggctgaggAATGCTTTCTGCTGttaatgggtcttcggagtatccagccttatgctccgcacagagttCTACGTCAGTTAGGCTGA